One part of the uncultured Celeribacter sp. genome encodes these proteins:
- a CDS encoding response regulator transcription factor, whose product MRILLVEDDPTASKSIELMLNHANLNVYTTGLGEEGIDLAKLYDYDLILLDLGLPDMHGHEVLRQVRLARIDTPILIISAADDTENKIKGFGFGADDYLTKPFHREELIARIHAIIRRSKGHAQSVIQTGKLEVNLDAKTVNATGKPVHLTGKEYQMLELLSLRKGTTLTKEMFLNHLYGGMDEPELKIIDVFICKLRKKLAQATNGDNYIETVWGRGYVLRDPEPSQDVGRRMAIGA is encoded by the coding sequence ATGCGTATATTGTTGGTCGAGGACGACCCAACGGCCTCAAAGAGTATCGAATTGATGCTGAACCACGCCAATCTAAACGTTTACACGACCGGATTGGGTGAAGAAGGCATCGATCTTGCAAAATTGTACGATTACGATCTGATCCTTTTGGATCTTGGTTTGCCGGATATGCACGGGCATGAAGTGTTGCGTCAGGTGCGCCTCGCACGGATTGATACGCCGATCCTGATTATCTCTGCGGCGGACGACACGGAAAATAAGATCAAGGGATTTGGCTTTGGCGCAGATGACTATCTGACGAAACCGTTCCATCGTGAGGAACTGATCGCGCGGATTCATGCGATCATCCGGCGTTCGAAAGGGCATGCGCAATCGGTCATTCAAACCGGCAAGCTTGAGGTCAATCTGGACGCAAAAACTGTGAATGCCACCGGCAAACCTGTGCATCTGACCGGCAAGGAATATCAGATGCTGGAGCTTTTGTCGCTGCGCAAAGGCACGACGCTGACCAAGGAAATGTTCCTGAATCACCTCTATGGCGGGATGGATGAACCAGAGTTGAAGATTATTGACGTCTTCATCTGCAAGTTGCGCAAAAAGCTGGCGCAGGCTACCAATGGGGACAATTACATCGAAACGGTCTGGGGACGGGGCTATGTGCTGCGCGATCCGGAACCCAGCCAGGATGTTGGCAGGCGCATGGCCATCGGCGCCTGA
- the ligA gene encoding NAD-dependent DNA ligase LigA, which translates to MSQESAVDRLNETEARAELARLADLLAKANSAYHSEDAPVMDDAAYDALKRRNADIEARFPTLKRDDSPSDQVGATPSDGFGKITHAQRMMSLSNAFDDADVREFDASVRKYLGESGPIAYTAEPKIDGLSLSLRYEQGRLVSAATRGDGTTGENVTANALTIADIPERLAGAPDVLEVRGEVYMAHDDFAALNARHEARGGKIFANPRNAAAGSLRQLDPEITRARPLKFFAYAWGELSQSLAETQMGAIERLKELGFRTNPLTRRVTSIDDLIAHYRSIEAQRATLGYDIDGVVYKVDDLALQRRLGFRSTTPRWAIAHKFPAELAWTWLEAIDVQVGRTGALSPVARLAPVTVGGVVVSNATLHNEDYIAGFDSKGQVIRPDDQGGAKDIRVGDWVQIYRAGDVIPKVADVDLAKRPAGAAPYAFPHLCPECGSEAIREEGDAVRRCSGGLICPAQAVEKLKHFVSRAAFDIEGLGAKQVEQFYQDGWIKEPADIFELRSNYGSGMQQLKNREGWGEKSATNLFDAIDERRSIALNRVIFALGMRHVGEVAAMDLARHYGDWPQMAKALDAAMPAAERHLAADAAELRERAKAQAEGRRARIKPVRDAIWAAEPALPEGAKAAWDDLVSIDGIGATVAVSLTTSFAQKAERQSIDRLIAALDIQPVAAPQNTGSSVAGKTVVFTGSLEKMTRSEAKARAEALGAKVSGSVSAKTDLVVAGPGAGSKEKKARELGVELIDEDGWLALIGDA; encoded by the coding sequence ATGTCGCAAGAGAGTGCGGTTGATCGGTTGAACGAAACAGAGGCGCGTGCAGAGCTGGCGCGTCTGGCTGATCTTCTGGCCAAGGCGAACAGTGCCTATCACAGCGAAGACGCTCCGGTGATGGATGACGCCGCCTATGACGCCCTCAAACGTCGTAACGCGGACATCGAAGCACGATTTCCCACTCTAAAACGTGATGACAGCCCCAGCGATCAGGTCGGCGCGACCCCCTCTGACGGCTTCGGAAAAATCACCCATGCGCAGCGCATGATGTCGCTGTCCAATGCCTTTGACGATGCCGATGTGCGCGAATTCGATGCCTCGGTGCGCAAATATCTGGGCGAAAGCGGGCCGATTGCCTATACGGCGGAACCTAAAATCGATGGTCTGTCATTATCACTGCGCTATGAGCAAGGCCGGCTTGTGTCGGCGGCCACGCGCGGTGACGGCACCACTGGCGAAAATGTGACGGCCAATGCGCTGACCATCGCGGATATTCCCGAACGGCTGGCGGGCGCGCCCGATGTGCTGGAGGTGCGTGGCGAAGTCTATATGGCGCATGACGATTTCGCCGCCCTGAATGCGCGCCATGAGGCCCGTGGCGGCAAGATCTTTGCCAATCCACGCAACGCCGCCGCCGGGTCGCTGCGCCAACTCGATCCTGAAATCACCCGTGCGCGTCCGCTGAAGTTCTTTGCCTATGCTTGGGGAGAGCTGTCGCAATCGCTGGCAGAGACGCAGATGGGCGCGATTGAACGGCTGAAAGAGCTTGGGTTCCGGACCAATCCTCTGACCCGCCGGGTGACGTCGATTGACGATCTGATCGCTCACTATCGCAGCATTGAGGCGCAACGCGCCACATTGGGCTATGACATCGACGGGGTTGTCTACAAGGTCGACGACCTTGCGTTGCAGCGCCGTCTGGGGTTTCGTTCGACCACGCCCCGTTGGGCGATTGCGCATAAGTTTCCGGCGGAACTGGCCTGGACATGGCTGGAAGCCATCGACGTTCAGGTCGGCCGGACCGGGGCGCTGTCACCAGTCGCCCGTCTGGCGCCGGTGACCGTGGGCGGCGTCGTTGTCTCCAATGCCACGCTGCACAACGAAGACTATATTGCCGGTTTTGACAGCAAGGGGCAGGTGATCCGCCCCGACGACCAGGGCGGGGCAAAAGACATCCGGGTTGGCGATTGGGTGCAGATCTATCGCGCGGGGGACGTGATCCCGAAGGTGGCCGATGTCGATCTGGCAAAACGTCCGGCAGGGGCTGCGCCCTATGCCTTTCCGCATCTTTGTCCCGAATGTGGTTCGGAAGCAATCCGCGAAGAAGGCGATGCTGTGCGGCGCTGTTCCGGTGGTCTGATCTGTCCCGCACAAGCGGTGGAAAAGCTGAAGCATTTCGTTTCCCGTGCAGCCTTTGATATCGAAGGGCTGGGGGCCAAACAGGTGGAACAGTTCTATCAGGATGGCTGGATTAAAGAACCCGCAGACATCTTTGAATTGCGGAGCAATTACGGCTCTGGGATGCAGCAGCTGAAGAACCGCGAAGGCTGGGGAGAGAAATCCGCGACCAATCTGTTCGACGCCATTGATGAGCGGCGCAGCATTGCGCTGAACCGGGTTATTTTCGCCCTTGGCATGCGTCACGTCGGTGAGGTCGCGGCGATGGATCTGGCGCGCCACTATGGCGACTGGCCGCAGATGGCCAAGGCGCTTGATGCGGCCATGCCTGCGGCCGAACGTCATCTGGCAGCGGATGCTGCAGAGCTGCGGGAACGGGCTAAGGCGCAGGCCGAGGGGCGCCGCGCGCGCATCAAGCCGGTGCGGGATGCCATTTGGGCGGCAGAGCCAGCCTTGCCTGAAGGGGCCAAAGCCGCTTGGGACGATCTGGTCAGCATTGATGGCATCGGGGCCACCGTCGCGGTGTCCCTGACCACGAGTTTCGCGCAAAAGGCCGAACGTCAGTCAATTGACCGACTGATCGCGGCGCTGGATATTCAGCCGGTGGCCGCGCCGCAAAACACCGGCAGTTCTGTGGCGGGCAAGACCGTGGTCTTTACCGGGTCGCTGGAAAAAATGACCCGTTCGGAAGCAAAGGCCCGGGCCGAGGCGCTGGGTGCCAAAGTGTCAGGCTCGGTGTCGGCGAAAACCGATCTGGTGGTGGCTGGGCCCGGTGCAGGCTCCAAGGAAAAGAAAGCGCGCGAGCTGGGGGTCGAACTGATCGACGAAGACGGCTGGCTGGCGCTGATCGGAGACGCCTGA
- the recG gene encoding ATP-dependent DNA helicase RecG, which produces MVAGRPDILFPLFAGLETLAGIGPKTAKALPAIGVERPRDLLFTLPHSVIDRRRRDTLRDVAPGEIATVEVTVVRHQPPSRKGLPYRVYVEDRELAFQVVFFRGAPKWIEAQLPLGARRLLSGKVELYDGQYQMPHPDHILGPDEAGELANFEPVYPLTAGVSQKTMAKAARAALDRVPEMAEWIDPALRAREGWPEFSEALKQAHRPLSLNEVTATAPARQRLAYDELFAHQVTLALARARVRRAKGRANAGNGALRSRVLASLPYRPTGAQERAMGEIAEDMAAPLRMNRLLMGDVGSGKTLVALMALLVAVEAGGQGVMMAPTEILARQHLEGLRPMAEAAGVVLELLTGRDKGRDRQAKLAALARGDIHILVGTHAVFQDDVVFHDLRLSIIDEQHRFGVAQRLALSQKGVSVDVLVMTATPIPRSLSLAHYGDMDVSILDEKPPGRTPVKTALSATDRIDDVVAHLKRATEEGRQAYWVCPLVEESEVVDMMAAEERFKHLRAALGEGRVGLVHGQMPAEDKDATMRRFAAGELAVLVATTVIEVGVNVPNASIMVIERAEHFGLAQLHQLRGRVGRGAVASTCLLLYQPPLSESGRRRLEILRETEDGFRIAEEDLAMRGAGDVLGTAQSGLPRFRVADLERQSALMALAQSDARKLLHDDPALESARGQAVRGLLWLMGKDEAIRLISVG; this is translated from the coding sequence ATGGTGGCGGGGCGTCCTGATATCCTGTTTCCGCTGTTTGCGGGTCTGGAAACCCTGGCGGGGATCGGGCCGAAAACCGCCAAGGCGCTGCCTGCGATCGGGGTGGAGCGCCCACGGGATCTGCTGTTCACCCTGCCGCATTCCGTGATCGACCGTCGCCGTCGTGACACACTGCGCGACGTGGCCCCCGGCGAGATCGCCACGGTCGAGGTCACGGTGGTGCGCCACCAGCCACCCTCGCGCAAGGGCTTGCCATATCGGGTCTATGTTGAGGATCGCGAGCTGGCCTTTCAGGTGGTGTTTTTTCGGGGCGCGCCGAAATGGATCGAGGCGCAATTGCCCCTGGGCGCGCGGCGCCTGTTGTCGGGCAAGGTCGAACTGTATGACGGCCAGTATCAGATGCCGCATCCGGATCATATTCTGGGCCCGGACGAGGCCGGGGAACTGGCCAATTTCGAACCGGTCTATCCCCTGACCGCCGGGGTCAGCCAGAAAACCATGGCCAAGGCGGCGAGGGCGGCGTTGGACCGTGTGCCGGAAATGGCGGAATGGATTGACCCGGCCTTGCGCGCCCGCGAAGGCTGGCCGGAGTTTTCCGAGGCTTTGAAGCAGGCGCACCGTCCCTTGTCGCTGAATGAGGTCACTGCGACCGCACCGGCGCGTCAGCGTCTGGCCTATGACGAACTCTTTGCGCATCAGGTGACACTGGCACTTGCGCGGGCGCGGGTGCGCCGTGCCAAAGGACGTGCGAATGCGGGCAATGGTGCTTTGCGGTCACGGGTTTTGGCCAGTTTGCCCTATCGTCCGACCGGGGCGCAGGAGCGGGCTATGGGTGAGATCGCCGAAGATATGGCGGCGCCCTTGCGCATGAATCGTCTGCTGATGGGCGATGTTGGGTCGGGCAAAACGCTGGTTGCGCTGATGGCGCTGCTGGTCGCTGTGGAGGCTGGTGGGCAGGGCGTCATGATGGCCCCGACCGAAATCCTCGCCCGTCAGCATCTGGAAGGGCTGCGCCCTATGGCGGAGGCGGCTGGGGTGGTGCTGGAGCTTCTGACGGGGCGCGACAAGGGACGCGATCGCCAGGCCAAACTGGCAGCTTTGGCGCGCGGGGATATTCACATTCTGGTCGGCACCCATGCGGTTTTTCAGGACGATGTGGTGTTTCATGATCTGCGTCTGTCGATCATTGATGAACAGCATCGCTTTGGCGTCGCGCAACGTCTGGCGCTGTCGCAAAAAGGCGTCTCGGTCGATGTGCTGGTGATGACGGCGACACCGATCCCACGCTCTTTGTCGCTGGCGCATTACGGCGATATGGATGTCTCCATTCTGGATGAGAAGCCGCCGGGGCGCACGCCGGTCAAAACCGCGTTGAGTGCGACGGATCGCATTGATGACGTGGTGGCCCATCTCAAACGTGCGACCGAAGAGGGGCGGCAGGCCTATTGGGTCTGTCCGCTGGTGGAAGAAAGCGAAGTTGTCGACATGATGGCCGCAGAAGAGCGGTTCAAGCATCTGCGTGCCGCTTTGGGCGAGGGGCGCGTCGGGCTGGTGCACGGCCAGATGCCGGCTGAAGACAAGGACGCCACAATGCGCCGCTTTGCGGCGGGCGAGCTGGCGGTGCTGGTGGCCACCACGGTGATCGAGGTCGGGGTCAATGTGCCCAATGCCTCGATCATGGTGATCGAAAGGGCCGAGCATTTCGGGCTGGCGCAATTGCACCAGCTGCGTGGCCGGGTGGGGCGCGGGGCCGTGGCCTCGACCTGCCTGTTGCTTTATCAGCCGCCCCTGAGCGAAAGCGGGCGACGCCGTCTGGAAATCCTGCGCGAAACCGAAGACGGGTTTCGCATCGCCGAGGAAGATTTGGCCATGCGTGGGGCGGGGGATGTGCTGGGCACCGCGCAATCGGGTCTGCCGCGATTCCGTGTGGCCGATCTGGAACGGCAATCGGCGCTGATGGCGCTGGCACAGAGCGACGCACGCAAACTGCTGCATGATGACCCAGCATTGGAGAGCGCACGCGGTCAGGCGGTACGGGGCCTGTTGTGGCTTATGGGAAAAGACGAGGCAATCCGTTTGATTTCCGTAGGTTAG
- a CDS encoding iron-sulfur cluster assembly scaffold protein — MSTELAKLYSGQLLAMAANIPLTGRLDTAQATVRERAPLCGSTVTVDLNLADGKVSAFAQDVKACALGQAAASVVGQNIIGRTAAELIRARDELTAFLKSDGPAPSAPFDGFAALLPAREFKNRHASILLSITAACNAFEMAESAPQT, encoded by the coding sequence ATGTCCACCGAGCTTGCGAAACTTTACTCCGGTCAACTGCTCGCCATGGCCGCCAATATTCCCCTCACAGGACGTCTGGACACAGCGCAAGCCACGGTGCGTGAGCGTGCGCCGCTGTGCGGCTCAACCGTGACCGTGGATCTGAATCTGGCCGACGGCAAAGTTTCGGCGTTCGCGCAGGATGTGAAAGCCTGCGCTCTTGGTCAGGCGGCAGCTTCGGTCGTCGGACAGAATATCATCGGCCGCACTGCGGCTGAGCTGATCCGTGCGCGCGATGAACTCACTGCGTTCCTGAAATCCGATGGCCCTGCCCCCAGCGCCCCTTTCGATGGCTTTGCAGCGCTTCTGCCCGCGCGAGAGTTCAAGAACCGCCATGCCTCGATCCTCTTGTCGATCACGGCTGCCTGTAATGCGTTTGAGATGGCCGAAAGCGCGCCGCAGACCTGA
- the hisI gene encoding phosphoribosyl-AMP cyclohydrolase has translation MRFDPASLKYDDKGLIPAIAQDAETGDVLMMAWMNEEAVRKTLDSGRVTYWSRSRQSFWIKGETSGHVQELVEFRYDCDSDCILARVNQTGPACHTNRRSCFYRAVQDGESVELMAPMA, from the coding sequence ATGCGCTTTGATCCGGCTTCGCTGAAATATGATGACAAGGGGTTGATCCCGGCAATCGCGCAGGATGCCGAAACGGGCGATGTGCTGATGATGGCCTGGATGAACGAAGAGGCGGTGCGCAAAACGCTGGACAGCGGGCGGGTGACCTATTGGTCGCGATCGCGTCAAAGCTTTTGGATCAAGGGTGAAACCTCGGGTCATGTGCAGGAACTGGTTGAGTTCCGCTATGATTGCGACAGCGACTGCATTCTGGCGCGGGTGAACCAGACCGGTCCGGCCTGTCACACCAATCGCCGGTCTTGCTTTTATCGCGCCGTGCAAGACGGCGAGAGCGTCGAATTGATGGCTCCGATGGCATGA
- the gluQRS gene encoding tRNA glutamyl-Q(34) synthetase GluQRS: protein MAGKAQPLNGYVTRFAPSPTGPLHLGHAYSALTAFERARARAGQFLLRIEDGDTSRCRPHWEALIYDDLSWFGLSWPEPVLHVSTREPFYRAALDRLNRMGLIFPCCCSRRDIQAAMSAPQEGAPMGPDGVIYPGTCRARPMSEFSPGQAIRLNMAKALDLLGDVSRLTWQETGPFETGEHRLNGDQLLTGVGDIVLARKELGTAAYHLSVVVDDAAQGVTEAVRGADLMEATQIHRLLQALLDLPPIDYHHHTLIRGADGKRLAKRSDAKAISKFRAEGLSPTEVKALIRV from the coding sequence ATGGCTGGAAAAGCACAGCCTCTGAACGGATATGTGACCCGCTTTGCACCGAGCCCCACCGGACCGCTGCATCTCGGGCACGCCTATTCTGCGCTGACCGCATTCGAACGCGCCCGCGCCCGCGCCGGGCAGTTCCTGTTGCGGATCGAAGACGGTGATACAAGCCGCTGCCGCCCGCACTGGGAGGCGCTCATCTATGACGATCTAAGCTGGTTCGGCCTGTCCTGGCCCGAGCCGGTTTTGCATGTCAGCACCCGCGAACCGTTCTATCGTGCCGCGCTGGACAGGCTGAATCGCATGGGGCTGATTTTTCCTTGCTGCTGTTCCCGGCGAGACATTCAAGCCGCCATGTCAGCTCCTCAGGAAGGCGCCCCTATGGGCCCTGACGGGGTGATCTATCCGGGGACCTGTCGCGCGCGACCAATGTCCGAATTCTCTCCGGGTCAGGCCATTCGGCTGAATATGGCGAAAGCTCTGGACCTACTCGGCGATGTCAGTCGTCTCACATGGCAGGAAACCGGCCCCTTTGAGACCGGCGAACACCGGCTGAACGGCGATCAATTGCTGACCGGCGTGGGCGACATCGTTCTCGCCCGCAAGGAACTGGGCACGGCAGCCTATCACCTGTCCGTTGTCGTCGATGATGCCGCTCAGGGTGTGACAGAGGCGGTTCGTGGCGCCGATCTGATGGAAGCCACACAGATCCACCGGCTGTTGCAGGCGCTGCTGGACCTGCCCCCGATCGACTATCACCACCACACGCTGATCCGCGGCGCCGATGGCAAACGCCTTGCAAAACGCAGCGATGCCAAGGCGATCTCGAAATTCCGCGCCGAGGGGCTAAGCCCCACAGAGGTCAAAGCACTGATCAGAGTGTGA
- the trmFO gene encoding methylenetetrahydrofolate--tRNA-(uracil(54)-C(5))-methyltransferase (FADH(2)-oxidizing) TrmFO has product MTEKLHIVGGGMAGSEAAWQAAEAGVQVVLHEMRPDVETFAHRTGNFGEMVCSNSFRSDDSEQNAVGLLHWEMRAAQGLIMATADAHRLPAGGALAVDRDPFAASITAKLTAHPNITVDYGEITELPQDGHWIFATGPLTSATLGAAIAQETGTDRLAFFDAIAPIVYADSIDMDVAWLQSRYDKGETEEEQKAYLNCPMTKDQYEAFIDALLAAEKTEFHEGETAGYFDGCLPIEVMAERGRETLRHGPMKPIGLTNAHKPEEKAYAVVQLRRDNQLGTLYNIVGFQTKMKYGAQTDVFRMIPGLENARFARLGGIHRNTFLNSPSLLDDQMRLKSRPNIRFAGQVTGVEGYVESAAMGLLAGRLAAGEILGHQMAPPPGTTAMGALIHHITGGAEAKTFQPMNVNFGLFPPLDGMRGGRKGRKERYKGYTDRAKEDFSQWLEKHSL; this is encoded by the coding sequence ATGACAGAGAAACTTCATATCGTAGGCGGCGGCATGGCCGGGTCCGAAGCCGCATGGCAGGCCGCGGAGGCCGGTGTTCAGGTCGTTTTGCACGAGATGCGCCCCGACGTGGAAACCTTTGCCCACCGTACGGGCAACTTCGGGGAAATGGTGTGCTCCAACTCCTTCCGCTCCGATGACAGTGAACAGAATGCCGTAGGCCTTCTGCACTGGGAAATGCGGGCCGCACAAGGGCTGATCATGGCCACGGCCGATGCGCATCGGCTGCCCGCCGGCGGAGCATTGGCAGTTGACCGCGACCCTTTCGCTGCCTCCATCACCGCAAAGCTGACGGCCCACCCCAACATCACGGTCGACTATGGCGAAATCACAGAGCTGCCGCAGGATGGGCACTGGATCTTCGCCACCGGGCCGCTGACCTCGGCCACATTGGGCGCAGCCATTGCCCAGGAAACCGGCACCGACCGTCTGGCCTTTTTCGACGCGATCGCCCCGATCGTCTATGCCGACAGCATCGACATGGATGTCGCCTGGCTGCAATCGCGCTACGACAAGGGCGAAACTGAAGAAGAACAAAAGGCCTATCTCAACTGCCCGATGACCAAGGATCAGTATGAGGCCTTCATCGACGCGCTTCTGGCGGCCGAGAAAACCGAGTTTCACGAAGGCGAAACGGCAGGCTATTTCGACGGCTGCCTGCCGATCGAGGTCATGGCGGAACGTGGCCGCGAAACCCTGCGCCACGGCCCGATGAAACCCATCGGTCTGACCAACGCACATAAACCCGAGGAAAAAGCCTATGCCGTGGTGCAGCTGCGTCGCGACAACCAGTTGGGCACGCTCTACAATATCGTCGGATTTCAGACCAAGATGAAATACGGCGCGCAGACTGACGTCTTCCGCATGATCCCCGGGTTGGAAAATGCGCGCTTTGCCCGTCTCGGCGGTATCCACCGCAACACCTTCCTGAACTCGCCGTCACTGCTGGATGATCAGATGCGTCTGAAATCCCGGCCCAACATCCGCTTTGCCGGTCAGGTCACCGGGGTCGAAGGCTATGTTGAAAGCGCCGCCATGGGGCTTTTGGCCGGACGGCTTGCTGCCGGCGAGATCCTCGGGCACCAGATGGCGCCGCCACCGGGCACCACCGCCATGGGCGCGCTGATCCATCACATCACCGGTGGCGCTGAAGCCAAAACCTTTCAGCCGATGAATGTGAATTTTGGCCTTTTCCCGCCACTGGACGGAATGCGTGGCGGTCGCAAGGGCCGGAAAGAGCGCTATAAGGGCTATACAGATCGCGCCAAGGAAGATTTCTCCCAATGGCTGGAAAAGCACAGCCTCTGA
- a CDS encoding LysR family transcriptional regulator, translating to MDRWDDLKFLLAISKHGTMASAARELNTNPATVSRRMERLGDELGVTPIIKTQNGWGPNPELQSLIRVSDDFFEAMRREKNMMRLRHGQGQVRLRLACSPVVSKHVLFPNLPHFREELRNIQLTIHDRIALDTLSGNDLIISWYRPQSGRVIARKVGEINICVYRNSLQDEGTDWVGLNSDIGRFAPMGRAEEYFGVPASFCVGSFDHIMDVMQKTQMSGILPTPMGEKIDEFEAVPGSEMVSKVYLSYHESRKNDPAIEAVGEFVTHSFKRFSDVSGG from the coding sequence ATGGATCGTTGGGATGATTTGAAGTTTTTACTCGCGATTTCCAAACACGGCACAATGGCCTCGGCGGCGCGTGAACTGAATACGAATCCCGCAACCGTATCGCGCCGCATGGAGCGCTTGGGGGATGAGCTGGGTGTGACGCCCATCATCAAAACCCAAAATGGCTGGGGGCCGAACCCGGAATTACAGTCGCTTATCCGTGTGTCGGACGATTTTTTTGAAGCAATGCGCCGGGAAAAAAACATGATGCGCCTGCGTCATGGCCAAGGGCAGGTGCGGTTGCGTCTGGCATGTTCGCCGGTCGTTTCCAAACATGTGCTGTTCCCGAATTTGCCGCATTTTCGCGAGGAGCTTCGGAACATTCAACTGACAATTCATGATCGGATCGCGCTTGATACGCTGTCTGGAAACGATCTCATCATCTCGTGGTACCGTCCTCAAAGCGGGCGGGTGATTGCGCGAAAGGTTGGTGAAATTAACATCTGTGTTTATCGCAACAGTCTTCAGGATGAAGGCACTGATTGGGTTGGTTTGAATAGTGATATTGGGCGTTTCGCGCCGATGGGTCGGGCGGAAGAGTACTTTGGTGTGCCTGCGAGCTTCTGTGTCGGGTCTTTCGATCACATCATGGATGTGATGCAAAAGACACAGATGTCCGGCATTTTGCCAACGCCAATGGGCGAAAAAATAGATGAATTTGAGGCCGTGCCTGGCTCAGAAATGGTCAGCAAAGTCTACCTCAGTTATCATGAAAGCCGGAAGAATGATCCTGCGATTGAAGCTGTTGGCGAATTTGTAACGCACAGTTTTAAAAGGTTTTCTGACGTTTCCGGAGGCTGA
- a CDS encoding porin produces the protein MKTRSFLIATTALTVFASAAAAETNYIYGNLGYTNYDADEVDLDQYEITGAYEGSVNGFTYGVAFDNDSTEVEDQSLNLDTTTLSLGYDITPDFTVLGMYRRESRDDDTMKTTVLGGEYRFNDFTFGLSGVQFDMGTDLSGAFAFAEYDNGPVTAYLSYTALDQDDIGDVDIAEIGASYETDLFEISASYEDLDIAEEGSIDITSLSGKYYFNDFRILAGYTKLGRMDDDDLNIYKVGGGYKVAENTWLDAHIGKVDSDEDDLDFVGLELTYELGDRKLRTVEYIPSYFDINADLPLIREIR, from the coding sequence ATGAAAACTCGTTCTTTTCTCATCGCAACAACGGCTCTGACCGTTTTTGCTTCTGCTGCCGCCGCAGAAACCAACTACATTTACGGCAACCTCGGCTACACCAACTATGACGCCGACGAAGTCGATCTTGACCAGTATGAAATCACCGGCGCCTACGAAGGCAGCGTCAACGGCTTCACCTATGGTGTTGCATTCGACAACGACAGCACGGAAGTCGAAGACCAGTCTCTGAACCTGGACACCACGACGCTGAGCCTCGGCTATGATATCACCCCGGACTTCACCGTCCTCGGGATGTATCGCCGTGAAAGCCGCGACGACGACACGATGAAAACGACGGTTCTGGGCGGTGAATACCGTTTCAACGACTTCACCTTCGGCCTGTCCGGCGTCCAGTTTGACATGGGCACCGACCTGAGCGGTGCGTTTGCTTTCGCTGAATATGACAATGGTCCGGTGACCGCCTACCTGTCCTACACCGCGCTCGACCAGGATGATATCGGAGACGTCGACATCGCCGAAATCGGCGCCAGCTACGAAACCGACCTTTTCGAAATCAGCGCTTCCTATGAAGATCTCGACATCGCTGAAGAGGGAAGCATTGACATCACCTCGCTCTCCGGGAAGTACTATTTCAATGATTTCCGCATTCTGGCAGGTTACACCAAGCTCGGCCGCATGGATGACGACGACCTGAATATCTATAAAGTCGGCGGTGGCTATAAAGTTGCTGAAAACACTTGGCTCGACGCGCATATTGGCAAGGTGGACAGCGACGAAGATGACCTCGATTTCGTGGGGCTGGAGCTGACCTATGAACTTGGCGATCGCAAACTGCGCACTGTCGAATACATCCCCTCCTATTTCGATATCAACGCAGATCTGCCTTTGATCAGGGAGATTCGCTGA